In Euphorbia lathyris chromosome 9, ddEupLath1.1, whole genome shotgun sequence, the following are encoded in one genomic region:
- the LOC136206208 gene encoding pentatricopeptide repeat-containing protein At1g62670, mitochondrial-like, translated as MMMPSPHRLLESSGGLYYPHLPNLSLPTGKPSRKTLSSRKDASELELPHLVQKYKEEITSTSRLQVENLEDAAITTSPFIDRIGSISEFNDILTALLVANESTLALKLYSDISKHGLSPDSWTFSVILRCHCDKNDVDEAKRVLDNMLHNGLNPNVATFTTLIHAFCKKGKLQKAFQVLESMNTNGCQPSVQTYNCLLKGLCYVGRVEEAFELLQDIKKSAIEPDIYTYTAMMDGFCKVGRSDEAMELLNEAIQTGLKPSVVTFNTLFHGYSKQGRPLEGISVLNKMKQGYCMPDYISYSTLIRGLLIWNKIRAALRVYKEMVESGYEVDERLINNLLRGLCRKYIKDNVLLQDAYQVFDKMRKRAYVIDHSSYNLLVEALSIGKKVEHALLVLQQMISVQEHVPRMSTVNRIIRGFCMQGKLEKAVLVLVIIFGTHKIPTRMSYDLIIQEFNRQGRFLEASNVYSAALVRGTIPNKTPQQVQ; from the coding sequence ATGATGATGCCGTCGCCCCATCGTCTCCTTGAATCTTCAGGTGGATTGTATTATCCACATCTTCCAAACTTATCGTTACCAACAGGAAAACCTTCAAGGAAAACATTATCCTCCAGAAAGGATGCATCGGAACTGGAACTCCCCCATTTGGTTCAGAAATATAAGGAGGAAATTACTAGTACTAGTAGATTGCAAGTCGAGAATCTCGAAGATGCAGCAATCACAACTTCACCCTTTATAGACAGAATTGGGAGCATATCGGAGTTCAATGATATTCTTACGGCGCTATTGGTAGCCAATGAATCTACCCTCGCCTTGAAATTGTATTCTGATATATCCAAACACGGTTTATCCCCAGATTCATGGACATTCTCAGTAATTCTGAGGTGTCATTGCGACAAAAACGATGTTGATGAAGCTAAAAGGGTTTTAGACAACATGTTACATAATGGGTTGAATCCAAATGTGGCAACATTTACCACATTGATACATGCATTCTgcaaaaagggtaaattacagaAAGCATTCCAAGTTTTAGAGTCAATGAATACAAATGGGTGTCAGCCAAGTGTCCAAACATACAATTGTTTGTTGAAAGGATTATGTTATGTAGGGAGAGTGGAGGAAGCATTTGAACTATTACAAGATATCAAGAAATCTGCAATTGAGCCAGACATTTATACATACACAGCAATGATGGATGGTTTTTGTAAAGTGGGTCGATCAGACGAAGCAATGGAATTGCTTAATGAAGCTATACAGACTGGATTAAAACCAAGTGTTGTCACTTTCAACACTTTGTTTCATGGATATAGTAAACAAGGTAGACCACTCGAAGGAATTAGTGTGTTAAACAAAATGAAACAAGGATATTGTATGCctgattatattagttatagcACTTTGATTCGTGGTTTACTGATATGGAACAAAATCCGAGCAGCTCTGCGAGTTTACAAGGAAATGGTGGAAAGTGGGTATGAGGTTGATGAAAGGTTAATCAACAATTTACTAAGAGGTTTGTGTAGgaaatatataaaagataatgtaCTGCTACAAGATGCCTATCAAGTGTTCGATAAAATGAGGAAGAGAGCATATGTTATTGATCATAGCTCCTACAATCTTCTAGTGGAAGCTCTTTCGATTGGAAAGAAAGTTGAGCATGCCTTGCTTGTTTTGCAACAAATGATTAGTGTTCAAGAGCATGTTCCAAGAATGAGCACTGTAAACAGAATAATTCGAGGATTTTGCATGCAAGGAAAGCTAGAGAAAGCAGTTTTGGTCTTAGTTATCATTTTTGGAACCCATAAGATCCCAACTAGGATGTCTTATGACCTTATAATTCAGGAATTCAATCGACAAGGAAGGTTCTTGGAGGCTTCTAATGTCTACAGTGCAGCTTTGGTTCGAGGAACAATTCCAAATAAGACGCCCCAACAAGTACAATGA